In one window of Methanolobus mangrovi DNA:
- the glpX gene encoding class II fructose-bisphosphatase — protein sequence MPHPKTAEEMIKCAGPIECSLLPRLLHVTEAAAIAASYQMGRGDKNYADQVSVEAMRRMLNCLDMKGMIKIGEGERDEAPMLFIGEEVGTGEGDLEVDIAVDPLEGTNLAANGTPGAISVMAMAERGGLFHGPDIYMDKIVVGSEVVKYEKAHPDEKIDLDAPVLHNLQIVAKALNRTVDELVVVILERDRHKDKIKEIRETGARVNLITDGDLMPGVATAIRGSGVHMVLGAGGSGEAVLTAAAIKILGGKVLARLVLPTVANGGSPEEIAKEKAEKMPRLEKMGITEENINDVMDTEKLAPGKDIIFSATGVTPGLLLRGVNLFGDGDARVHSITMGSSGVVKFSDTIYIHDTEKTPLRFI from the coding sequence ATGCCTCACCCTAAAACCGCTGAAGAGATGATTAAATGTGCGGGACCTATCGAGTGTTCCCTTTTGCCCCGATTATTACATGTCACAGAAGCAGCAGCAATTGCAGCTTCCTACCAGATGGGCCGTGGCGATAAGAATTATGCAGACCAGGTTTCTGTGGAAGCCATGCGTAGAATGCTGAACTGTCTTGATATGAAAGGTATGATCAAGATAGGGGAAGGAGAACGCGATGAAGCACCTATGCTTTTCATCGGTGAAGAAGTGGGAACCGGCGAAGGTGACCTGGAAGTCGATATTGCAGTAGACCCTCTGGAAGGAACCAACCTGGCAGCGAACGGAACCCCTGGTGCCATATCTGTTATGGCTATGGCTGAGAGGGGTGGGCTGTTCCATGGTCCGGATATTTATATGGACAAGATAGTTGTCGGTTCGGAAGTCGTAAAATATGAGAAAGCACATCCGGATGAAAAAATAGACCTTGATGCACCGGTACTCCATAATCTCCAGATAGTTGCAAAGGCTCTCAACAGGACTGTGGATGAGCTTGTGGTAGTTATTCTTGAAAGGGACAGGCACAAGGATAAAATAAAGGAGATAAGGGAAACAGGTGCCAGGGTGAATCTGATAACCGATGGTGATCTTATGCCAGGTGTAGCAACTGCTATTCGTGGTTCAGGTGTACACATGGTACTTGGTGCAGGTGGTTCCGGGGAAGCTGTGCTTACAGCAGCTGCAATTAAGATACTTGGTGGTAAGGTACTTGCAAGGCTTGTTCTCCCTACCGTGGCAAATGGCGGTTCACCTGAAGAGATAGCAAAGGAAAAGGCTGAAAAAATGCCAAGACTTGAGAAGATGGGCATCACAGAAGAAAACATCAACGATGTAATGGATACTGAGAAACTGGCTCCTGGAAAAGATATTATATTCTCTGCTACAGGTGTCACACCCGGATTACTGCTTAGGGGTGTCAATCTTTTCGGCGACGGCGACGCAAGGGTTCACAGTATTACCATGGGTAGTTCCGGTGTTGTCAAATTCTCAGATACTATCTATATCCATGACACCGAGAAAACTCCCCTGAGATTCATATAA
- a CDS encoding ATP-binding protein, translating to MYQNEPLTYLNKDGTAEGLYIEILESIALKEGWELQFIQGTLEESLERLDNGSIDILPAIPFTPEMDEQYMLTTEAAFTDWGLVYTYRGSGISSTSDIGGKKIAGQNDLFFDNFNASLGTSNTSYVFVAADNYMDVFELVQSREADAGIIARSYGERHEAQYDVEKISFVISPTDMVFALPKNTDNEIARIIDENIAQMVIEDGNISYVPAQTSNPDLTTWESPSWLKLSVGVGGSLLLLFVILSLTLRNKVDEKTSELNSKNRELEVEIRERKIAEEKLKQYSLELKNSNELKDLFTDILRHDLINPATVIKGYVEYLIELENEDKRKDALKAIERNNKKLIDLIENAANLAKLENMDELDFEAMDLKEIIKEIIDNLKPKLDGKAMNITFEPTGEYPADVNTTIEDVFSNLIGNSIKYSPAGSTITINIDDLDDEWEVSITDEGEGIPDKDKPHIFDRFKRAHKVNVKGSGLGLAIVKRIIDLHEGTVEVQDGTDGKGTTFKVTLQKAKN from the coding sequence ATATACCAGAATGAACCACTCACCTACTTAAATAAGGACGGAACAGCCGAAGGTCTGTATATTGAAATACTGGAAAGCATAGCTTTGAAAGAAGGATGGGAACTGCAATTTATCCAGGGCACTCTTGAAGAGTCACTTGAGAGATTGGATAATGGCAGTATAGACATTCTGCCTGCTATCCCATTCACACCTGAAATGGATGAACAATATATGCTGACGACTGAGGCAGCATTCACTGACTGGGGACTTGTTTACACATACAGAGGTTCAGGCATAAGTTCCACTAGTGACATTGGTGGGAAAAAAATAGCCGGTCAGAATGATCTCTTTTTTGATAACTTCAATGCAAGTCTGGGCACTTCTAACACCAGCTACGTATTTGTAGCGGCTGATAATTACATGGATGTCTTTGAACTGGTACAGAGCAGAGAGGCGGATGCCGGGATAATCGCAAGGTCCTACGGTGAAAGACATGAAGCACAATATGACGTGGAAAAAATATCTTTTGTTATATCCCCCACTGACATGGTTTTCGCATTACCCAAAAATACTGACAATGAAATTGCCAGGATTATCGATGAAAATATTGCCCAGATGGTAATTGAAGATGGGAATATATCTTATGTGCCAGCCCAAACAAGCAATCCTGACCTGACCACGTGGGAGAGTCCTTCGTGGCTTAAGTTGTCTGTTGGCGTTGGTGGCAGTTTGCTATTATTATTTGTTATATTGAGCCTGACCCTGCGCAACAAGGTGGACGAGAAAACATCAGAACTTAATTCAAAGAACAGGGAACTGGAAGTTGAGATAAGGGAGAGAAAAATAGCTGAAGAAAAATTGAAACAATACTCCCTTGAACTGAAGAACTCAAATGAACTCAAAGACCTCTTTACCGACATACTCAGGCACGACCTCATAAATCCTGCCACTGTAATCAAGGGTTATGTGGAATATCTCATTGAACTGGAGAACGAGGATAAGCGAAAAGACGCACTAAAGGCAATTGAAAGGAATAACAAGAAGCTGATCGACCTCATCGAGAATGCTGCCAATCTTGCCAAACTCGAGAACATGGATGAGCTTGATTTTGAAGCCATGGACCTGAAAGAGATAATCAAAGAGATAATTGATAATCTCAAGCCAAAACTGGATGGAAAAGCAATGAATATTACTTTTGAACCCACTGGCGAATATCCGGCTGATGTTAATACTACTATAGAGGATGTGTTCTCAAACCTCATAGGAAATTCTATCAAGTACAGTCCTGCAGGAAGCACCATTACAATAAATATCGATGATCTGGATGATGAATGGGAAGTATCAATCACCGATGAAGGAGAAGGAATCCCGGATAAAGATAAACCCCACATCTTTGACAGGTTCAAGCGGGCACATAAAGTAAATGTAAAAGGATCAGGCCTTGGACTTGCTATCGTAAAGCGTATAATAGACCTGCATGAAGGAACAGTGGAAGTACAAGATGGGACTGATGGAAAAGGAACCACTTTCAAAGTCACTCTTCAAAAAGCAAAGAATTAA
- a CDS encoding chloride channel protein, whose protein sequence is MDGKTAFKNVKQNLLQWLQTESLISNSLALVVGVLTGLTIVFYDRLLEFSHDSFQGILPESPGYFIILLPALGGLIVGIIVHFFIHTRRYDIEEVIEATALHGGRMSARNAFLEVVASIVSIGSGGSVGKEAPVVLAGSGVGSTLSQILKIHGNRVKILIGCGASGGIAAAYNAPLAGVVFAVEVILGELEASSFIPIVISAVFATLVSSVIFGVQTIEVSSYRLVNPFFESILYLLLGVLAGVVSAILMRALFGTHKVFDSLSIHPVIKPALGGLFVGLIGFFYPQVFGVGYDVITDALNNGLALKLMLALIFLKIIAFSFTMGSGGSGGSIVPSLFVGAMLGGAYGSIVHGMFPMVTAESGAYALAGMGAVFAGTSRAPLASILVLFELTRDYNMILPIMLACVVSNVVSSSIYSESIFTEGLHRRGFTIRKGREIDIMESLLVTDAMKHNIQTVSENKNVGALIALMQSSRHAGFPVLDSNGNLSGIVTLKDVRDKVGHDELNKTINEICTKDVEVAYPEETLNTVLKRLAAKDIGRLPVVSKTDNKKLLGIITRSDIVKLYDKKILDKVQRLQKEGP, encoded by the coding sequence TTGGATGGAAAAACAGCTTTTAAAAACGTCAAGCAAAATTTGCTCCAATGGTTGCAGACAGAGTCATTGATATCTAATTCTCTGGCACTTGTTGTAGGTGTCCTGACAGGACTCACCATAGTTTTCTATGACCGTTTACTAGAATTCAGCCATGATTCCTTCCAGGGAATACTTCCAGAATCCCCTGGCTATTTTATAATATTGCTGCCTGCTCTTGGTGGGCTCATCGTCGGTATAATAGTTCACTTTTTCATACATACAAGACGCTATGATATTGAAGAGGTCATTGAGGCAACTGCCCTGCATGGCGGCAGAATGTCAGCGAGAAATGCATTCCTGGAAGTTGTTGCATCTATCGTGTCTATCGGTTCCGGCGGATCAGTAGGAAAAGAAGCACCCGTGGTTCTTGCAGGTTCAGGTGTAGGATCCACACTCTCACAGATACTCAAAATACATGGCAACAGGGTGAAGATACTGATTGGATGCGGCGCCTCTGGAGGAATAGCAGCAGCCTATAACGCACCTCTTGCAGGAGTCGTATTCGCAGTGGAGGTAATACTTGGTGAACTTGAAGCAAGTTCATTCATACCCATTGTCATTTCTGCAGTCTTTGCAACACTTGTTTCAAGCGTTATATTCGGCGTTCAAACAATAGAAGTGTCCTCATATCGACTTGTAAATCCTTTTTTTGAATCCATCCTCTATCTGTTACTTGGAGTACTGGCCGGAGTAGTATCTGCAATTCTAATGCGTGCCCTTTTTGGAACACACAAAGTATTTGATTCCCTGAGCATACACCCGGTAATCAAACCTGCCTTAGGTGGCCTGTTCGTGGGTCTGATAGGATTCTTCTACCCACAGGTATTCGGTGTAGGATACGATGTTATTACTGATGCCCTGAACAACGGACTAGCACTAAAACTCATGCTGGCACTCATATTTCTGAAAATCATCGCATTCTCCTTCACAATGGGATCAGGGGGATCAGGGGGATCAATTGTACCTTCACTTTTTGTCGGTGCAATGCTTGGTGGCGCCTACGGTTCCATCGTTCACGGTATGTTTCCAATGGTCACAGCAGAATCAGGCGCATATGCCCTTGCAGGTATGGGAGCCGTATTCGCGGGAACAAGCAGGGCACCTCTGGCATCCATCCTTGTTCTTTTTGAACTTACACGTGACTATAACATGATACTGCCGATAATGCTTGCATGCGTGGTCAGCAATGTAGTTTCAAGTTCCATTTACTCTGAGTCCATATTCACAGAAGGACTACATCGAAGGGGCTTCACTATCAGAAAAGGCAGGGAAATCGACATCATGGAATCCCTGCTTGTTACAGATGCAATGAAACACAACATTCAGACGGTATCGGAAAACAAGAACGTAGGAGCATTGATAGCTCTCATGCAATCAAGCAGGCATGCAGGATTCCCGGTGCTTGATTCAAACGGAAATCTATCTGGTATTGTTACGCTTAAAGATGTCAGGGACAAAGTAGGCCATGACGAACTTAATAAGACAATCAATGAGATATGCACTAAAGACGTTGAAGTGGCATACCCTGAAGAAACCTTGAACACAGTATTAAAGCGCCTTGCTGCTAAAGATATTGGAAGACTCCCCGTTGTCTCAAAAACAGACAACAAAAAACTGCTTGGCATAATAACACGCAGTGATATCGTGAAACTGTATGACAAGAAGATTCTGGATAAAGTACAGAGACTACAAAAAGAAGGACCTTAA
- a CDS encoding nitrilase-related carbon-nitrogen hydrolase: MNSIKVACIQMDILNCEKETNIVKALTMAHVAVSEGAELLVFPEVFSTGFCYENMVDSAEHMPGETVKRMCDFSKEHECILIFSIIERKDGVKGPDYYNLGICIEDGEIAGLYRKTHPFKKEKQYFSAGNEIVPIRLMNRDLVIGLQICYEIRFPEVARKLALEGSDILVTIAEFPSPRGHIWKSLAIARAIENQIPHIACNRVGDGPDSSFFGGSIIVDALGEVKEEAGDKETVISHLLELEKTVNVRKTIPVFDDRRSDIY, translated from the coding sequence ATGAACAGCATAAAGGTAGCCTGTATCCAGATGGATATACTCAACTGCGAAAAGGAAACGAATATAGTAAAAGCCCTTACTATGGCACACGTAGCTGTGTCAGAAGGTGCTGAGCTTCTGGTATTTCCTGAAGTGTTTTCAACCGGATTCTGCTATGAAAACATGGTGGATTCTGCGGAGCATATGCCTGGTGAAACTGTAAAGAGGATGTGTGATTTCTCTAAAGAACATGAATGCATACTCATCTTTTCTATAATCGAAAGAAAGGATGGTGTAAAAGGTCCTGATTATTATAATCTTGGTATCTGCATTGAGGACGGAGAGATTGCAGGGTTATATCGTAAAACCCATCCTTTCAAAAAAGAAAAACAGTATTTTTCTGCGGGAAATGAGATTGTTCCAATCAGGCTCATGAACAGGGATCTGGTAATTGGTCTTCAGATATGTTATGAAATACGATTTCCTGAGGTTGCCCGAAAATTAGCTCTTGAAGGCTCTGATATTCTTGTGACAATTGCTGAGTTTCCTTCTCCGCGGGGTCATATCTGGAAATCCCTTGCAATCGCACGTGCAATTGAGAACCAGATACCACATATCGCATGTAATCGTGTGGGGGATGGTCCGGATTCATCATTCTTCGGAGGTTCAATAATAGTTGATGCTCTGGGCGAGGTCAAAGAAGAAGCAGGGGATAAGGAAACTGTAATTTCCCATCTCCTTGAACTTGAAAAGACTGTTAATGTACGAAAAACGATTCCGGTGTTCGATGACAGAAGGTCTGATATATACTAA
- the leuS gene encoding leucine--tRNA ligase, producing MEQDYDAQRIENKWQSRWNESRIFEPEPDEREKFFITIPYPYLNGNLHAGHTRTFTIGDVIARHKRMLGYNVLYPMGFHVTGTPIVGLAELIANKDPQTIDVYSRLHRIPDDILETLTTPEKIVEYFSVEAEKAMRSIGYSIDWRRKFTTTDDTYKKFIEWQFNLLHDKGLIVKGAHPVKWCPNDNNPVEDHDILHGEEATIVDFTLMKFRYDGMVLPCATLRSETIFGVTNLWVNPDIEHAKIKVTKDGREEIWIVSQEAYRKLTFTDRTIEFIENIPGKDLIGIKVKNPLSGNEVITLPASFVKAENGSGIVMSVPAHAPYDYLALKDLYDKDLSEYGITEDLRDIKLISLIQAKEFGEYPAVEAVEQIGVKDQKDPKAEEATKMVYRREFHGGVLKENTGKYAGVAVSKIKDILTRDLIEQGIGEVFYEFSEPVVCRCGTPCVVNMVKGQWFLNYSNPEWKDKVYKCIENMDIIPEELRVEFNNKVDWLKDKACARKKGLGTKLPFDPNWLIESLGDSTIYMSYYITNKFFAQGIDVEQLTPTLFDYVLLGKGSVQQTAIDTGLPEALIANIKSDFDYWYPVDLRSSGKDLVPNHLLFFLFHHVAIFDEDRWPRALAVNGFVSLEGQKMSKSKGPILTLREAVDTYGADVSRMYILSSAEQTQDADWRNSGVETSRKQVERFYKLANEIIDSGATSGIEGELKLIDRWMLSRLQQCIRETNNDMTSIRTRSALQNAFFLLYNDVKWYQRRGGTALLYDVLDTWVRLMAPFTPHISEELWAAMGHKDGDFVSQAAYPIFSPKFVDNDAELAEELICSTLSDIEEIIKVTKITPKMVALYTSPQWKVKAFKMALEMKNEDDLNPGKLIKTLMADPENRKYGKEIPKYVQKLVPDISSMKTERFEMLLGMNLDEMIILQENIGCLSNEIGCTIQVYTADEPEYDPENKSRFAAPLRPAIYLE from the coding sequence ATGGAACAGGATTACGATGCACAGAGAATAGAGAACAAATGGCAAAGCCGTTGGAATGAGAGCAGGATATTCGAACCTGAGCCTGATGAAAGGGAAAAATTCTTTATTACTATCCCTTACCCATACTTAAACGGCAATTTACACGCCGGGCACACAAGAACATTCACCATCGGAGATGTCATAGCCAGGCACAAGAGGATGCTCGGATATAATGTCCTGTACCCTATGGGATTCCATGTAACAGGAACACCTATTGTGGGACTTGCAGAACTGATTGCAAACAAGGACCCCCAGACAATAGATGTTTATTCCCGTCTGCACAGGATACCTGATGACATACTTGAAACACTTACAACTCCTGAAAAAATAGTAGAGTACTTCAGTGTGGAAGCGGAAAAAGCCATGCGTTCTATTGGTTATTCAATTGACTGGAGACGTAAGTTCACAACTACCGATGATACATATAAGAAATTCATCGAATGGCAGTTCAATCTTCTTCATGACAAAGGACTTATCGTAAAAGGCGCACACCCTGTAAAATGGTGCCCTAATGACAATAACCCTGTAGAAGACCATGATATCCTCCACGGAGAAGAGGCTACGATCGTTGACTTTACCCTGATGAAGTTCAGGTATGACGGAATGGTGCTGCCATGTGCAACGCTCAGGTCTGAGACTATTTTTGGTGTTACTAACCTCTGGGTGAACCCGGACATAGAACATGCTAAAATAAAGGTTACAAAGGACGGTCGTGAAGAGATATGGATAGTAAGTCAGGAAGCTTACAGGAAACTAACCTTCACCGACAGAACCATTGAGTTCATAGAAAACATTCCTGGAAAAGACCTTATAGGCATCAAAGTAAAGAATCCGCTTTCAGGAAATGAAGTAATTACCCTGCCTGCATCCTTTGTTAAAGCAGAGAACGGCAGTGGAATAGTTATGAGTGTTCCCGCACATGCGCCTTATGATTATCTGGCACTCAAGGATCTCTATGACAAAGACCTCTCTGAATATGGCATTACAGAAGACCTCAGAGACATCAAACTTATTTCCCTTATACAAGCTAAGGAATTCGGAGAATATCCCGCAGTTGAAGCTGTTGAGCAAATCGGTGTAAAGGACCAGAAAGACCCTAAAGCTGAAGAAGCAACGAAAATGGTATACCGCCGTGAATTCCATGGTGGTGTCCTGAAAGAGAATACAGGTAAATATGCCGGTGTTGCAGTCTCCAAGATAAAGGACATACTCACACGAGACCTAATTGAACAGGGAATCGGAGAAGTGTTCTATGAGTTCAGTGAACCCGTTGTTTGCCGCTGCGGAACCCCATGTGTGGTAAACATGGTCAAAGGACAGTGGTTCCTCAATTATTCTAATCCGGAGTGGAAAGATAAGGTCTACAAATGCATTGAGAACATGGACATTATCCCTGAGGAACTAAGGGTTGAGTTCAACAACAAGGTAGACTGGTTAAAGGACAAGGCTTGTGCAAGGAAAAAAGGACTTGGAACTAAACTTCCGTTCGATCCTAACTGGCTCATCGAATCACTTGGCGATTCAACAATATACATGTCATATTATATCACAAACAAGTTCTTTGCGCAGGGCATCGATGTAGAGCAACTTACACCTACACTCTTTGATTATGTGCTTCTTGGCAAAGGATCCGTGCAGCAGACAGCAATTGATACCGGACTTCCTGAAGCACTTATTGCAAACATCAAGTCAGATTTCGACTACTGGTATCCAGTGGACCTGAGATCCTCCGGAAAGGACCTTGTACCAAATCACCTTTTGTTCTTCCTGTTCCACCATGTAGCTATATTTGATGAGGACAGGTGGCCACGTGCCCTTGCAGTAAATGGATTTGTGTCCCTGGAAGGACAGAAGATGAGCAAATCCAAAGGCCCGATACTTACGCTCAGAGAAGCTGTTGACACATATGGAGCTGATGTCTCACGTATGTACATCCTTTCAAGTGCAGAACAAACACAGGATGCTGACTGGAGAAATTCAGGAGTAGAAACGTCAAGGAAGCAGGTGGAAAGGTTCTACAAACTTGCAAATGAGATTATTGATTCCGGTGCAACATCCGGTATTGAAGGAGAACTTAAACTCATTGATCGCTGGATGCTTAGCAGGCTTCAGCAGTGTATCAGGGAAACTAATAACGACATGACATCCATCCGTACAAGGAGTGCGCTTCAAAATGCATTCTTCCTGCTCTACAACGATGTAAAATGGTATCAAAGGAGAGGTGGAACCGCACTTCTCTATGATGTACTCGATACATGGGTACGTCTGATGGCACCATTTACACCACATATAAGTGAAGAACTGTGGGCTGCAATGGGTCACAAAGATGGTGATTTTGTATCGCAGGCAGCATATCCCATATTCTCTCCAAAGTTCGTCGATAACGATGCTGAGCTTGCAGAAGAATTGATATGCAGCACACTTTCAGATATCGAGGAGATCATAAAGGTCACCAAGATAACACCGAAAATGGTGGCCCTTTACACTTCCCCGCAATGGAAAGTGAAGGCTTTCAAGATGGCACTTGAAATGAAGAACGAAGATGACCTCAATCCGGGAAAACTAATTAAAACGCTGATGGCAGACCCGGAGAACCGCAAGTATGGGAAGGAGATTCCAAAATATGTCCAGAAACTTGTGCCGGACATTTCCAGCATGAAGACCGAAAGATTTGAGATGCTGCTTGGAATGAATCTTGATGAAATGATAATTCTTCAGGAGAATATCGGCTGCCTTTCAAACGAAATTGGTTGCACTATACAGGTTTATACTGCTGATGAACCCGAATATGATCCCGAGAACAAGTCAAGGTTTGCAGCTCCCCTCAGACCTGCAATTTATCTTGAATAA
- a CDS encoding tRNA (N(6)-L-threonylcarbamoyladenosine(37)-C(2))-methylthiotransferase: MKVHISTYGCSASQASAEIMKASIRDCGHELVPEKDAEVVVINTCTVKYTTEQKILYKIRELGEKGIKVIVTGCMPEVQLDDIMHQNPNAHILGVNSISRLGQVLDSMNSANGSVKVFLPEPEGFQSVPRIRFNSNIHISQLSQGCNYACAYCIVTIARGSLRSFEPDEVVDDVRRAVKEGCREIWLTSQDNGQYGTDKEVLLPQLLDMICKIPGQFKIRVGMMNPFSVTPILDDLLDSFKNEKIYKFLHLPIQSASDSVLEAMNRYHSISEANTIVDKFRSRFPDMTIFTDIIVGYPGETDEDLKKTVEWVKAYKPEKVNISRFTPRPHTKAWVLRKIDSRIIVNRSNEMHEVCESVKLESRDCMIGREVDVFLSKPAKQKGMMARTDSYKPVVIPECDLEPGTTCRVHIYDATPGYFLGRIVV, translated from the coding sequence ATGAAAGTACATATCTCTACATACGGCTGTTCTGCAAGCCAGGCATCAGCTGAGATAATGAAGGCAAGTATCAGGGACTGCGGACATGAGCTGGTCCCTGAAAAAGATGCTGAGGTCGTTGTTATCAATACCTGTACTGTGAAGTATACTACTGAGCAGAAGATTCTTTACAAAATCAGAGAGCTGGGTGAAAAAGGCATAAAAGTTATAGTCACTGGCTGTATGCCTGAAGTACAGCTTGATGATATCATGCACCAGAATCCCAATGCCCACATACTTGGTGTGAACTCTATATCTCGACTGGGTCAGGTACTCGATTCCATGAACTCTGCAAATGGCAGTGTTAAGGTATTCCTGCCGGAGCCAGAGGGTTTCCAGAGTGTTCCAAGGATACGTTTCAATTCTAATATCCATATCAGTCAGCTATCACAGGGCTGCAACTATGCCTGTGCATATTGTATAGTGACCATTGCACGTGGTAGCCTGCGTTCATTTGAGCCGGATGAGGTCGTGGATGATGTCAGAAGGGCGGTTAAAGAAGGTTGCCGCGAGATTTGGCTGACCTCTCAGGACAATGGCCAGTATGGAACCGATAAAGAGGTCTTACTACCGCAATTGCTTGATATGATATGCAAGATACCTGGTCAGTTCAAAATTAGGGTTGGGATGATGAATCCATTTTCAGTGACACCTATTCTTGATGATCTGCTGGATTCTTTTAAAAATGAGAAGATATACAAATTTCTTCACCTGCCTATACAATCCGCATCTGATAGCGTTCTGGAAGCTATGAACAGGTATCATTCGATTTCAGAAGCTAATACAATTGTTGATAAGTTCAGGTCTCGGTTTCCTGACATGACTATTTTCACGGATATCATTGTAGGTTATCCGGGTGAAACTGATGAGGATCTTAAAAAGACCGTTGAATGGGTGAAAGCGTATAAACCTGAAAAAGTCAACATATCCCGTTTTACTCCAAGACCACATACCAAAGCCTGGGTTCTGCGGAAGATAGATTCCCGCATAATCGTGAACAGGTCCAATGAGATGCATGAGGTTTGTGAATCTGTTAAACTTGAATCAAGAGATTGTATGATTGGCAGGGAAGTTGATGTTTTCCTCTCCAAGCCTGCAAAACAGAAAGGTATGATGGCACGTACTGACTCATACAAACCAGTGGTTATTCCGGAATGTGATCTTGAACCGGGAACTACCTGTCGTGTACACATATATGATGCAACACCGGGCTATTTCCTGGGAAGGATTGTAGTTTAA
- a CDS encoding deoxyhypusine synthase, giving the protein MRLPTFTQNPTRPVEIKDRSVSDLMDAMQYTGFQGRKLAESVKAWENMLKDENVTIFMGLSGAMVPAGMRKVITYLIENRLIDCLVSTGANIFHDCHEALGLKHYVGSHMANDEELFEHGVDRIYDVFAYEEEFRNTDHFIADFAKRHDGEQYSSREFIRLLGKEISERGDSQSIIASAYKHNVPIFIPALCDSSIGIGLTIARRFGCNVNIDQIKDVDEITQMVELSEKTGVIYVGGGVPKNFIQQTEVVASIMGHEVAGHEYAIQYTADVPHWGGLSGCTFDEAVSWGKIAKEAKKVQVFADATIALPIVTQALYEKTKDQVRKTPSFNWEEGQANIYFETL; this is encoded by the coding sequence ATGCGTTTACCTACATTTACCCAAAACCCCACCAGACCAGTTGAGATCAAAGACAGGTCTGTTAGTGATCTGATGGATGCAATGCAATATACCGGATTTCAGGGAAGGAAACTTGCTGAGTCCGTAAAAGCATGGGAAAATATGCTGAAAGATGAAAATGTTACTATTTTCATGGGACTTAGCGGAGCAATGGTACCTGCCGGAATGAGAAAGGTCATAACCTACCTTATAGAAAATCGCCTGATCGATTGCCTTGTAAGTACAGGAGCAAATATATTTCACGATTGTCATGAAGCCCTTGGCCTGAAACATTACGTAGGGTCGCATATGGCTAATGATGAGGAACTCTTTGAGCATGGCGTAGACAGGATATATGATGTTTTTGCATATGAGGAAGAATTCAGGAATACGGACCATTTCATAGCAGATTTTGCTAAAAGGCATGATGGAGAACAATACTCTTCAAGGGAATTCATTCGCCTCCTAGGCAAGGAGATCTCTGAAAGAGGCGATAGTCAATCCATTATTGCCAGTGCCTATAAGCACAACGTACCTATCTTCATACCCGCTCTCTGTGACAGTTCAATAGGAATCGGCCTTACCATTGCAAGAAGGTTTGGCTGTAATGTCAATATCGACCAGATAAAAGATGTTGATGAAATTACGCAGATGGTGGAACTTTCAGAAAAGACCGGAGTTATCTATGTTGGAGGAGGAGTCCCAAAGAACTTCATCCAGCAGACCGAGGTCGTTGCTTCAATCATGGGACATGAGGTCGCAGGTCACGAATATGCAATCCAATATACTGCCGATGTCCCTCACTGGGGCGGGCTGTCAGGATGTACATTCGACGAAGCAGTCTCATGGGGCAAAATTGCAAAGGAAGCAAAAAAAGTCCAGGTCTTTGCGGATGCTACAATAGCACTTCCAATTGTGACCCAGGCACTGTACGAAAAGACAAAAGATCAGGTACGAAAAACACCTTCATTCAACTGGGAAGAAGGACAGGCAAATATCTATTTCGAAACATTATGA
- the cgi121 gene encoding KEOPS complex subunit Cgi121 has protein sequence MEFKMTGGSIYIDSVPDFLKTVRSVSSNYNTIIQAMDAGKIAGEEHLLFSVRKALRAKTNNCCIARDMGIEIMLYASGKKQIEEAFSMGVHDGQMDVVFVVLGEKEEVEQSVRDLKDLIEETAVMGYTISKRAALIGQFSITDKEIQAAGEEMIPSLVLERVALVDVLK, from the coding sequence ATGGAATTCAAGATGACAGGTGGATCTATCTACATAGACAGTGTGCCTGATTTTCTTAAGACGGTAAGGTCTGTCTCTTCTAATTATAACACTATTATCCAGGCAATGGATGCTGGCAAGATCGCAGGTGAAGAACACCTTCTTTTTTCTGTCCGGAAAGCTCTACGTGCAAAAACGAATAATTGTTGTATTGCACGTGATATGGGCATAGAGATAATGCTATATGCTTCAGGAAAAAAACAGATTGAGGAAGCATTTTCTATGGGTGTTCATGATGGGCAGATGGATGTGGTATTTGTGGTACTTGGTGAAAAAGAAGAAGTGGAACAATCTGTCCGGGACTTAAAGGACCTCATTGAAGAAACAGCTGTAATGGGATATACCATTTCTAAAAGAGCGGCTTTGATCGGGCAGTTTTCTATAACTGATAAAGAGATTCAGGCAGCAGGTGAAGAGATGATACCGTCACTTGTTCTGGAAAGGGTGGCTCTGGTTGATGTTTTAAAATAG